AATTGTATCTCCTTTGATTATTAGGGACTCTGAACTCCCCCCACCATATGTTGATTGACTCATTGTAGCTATCTGCTTGTCCTTAATCAATTTTTTACAAATGGCATGTCTTATTATTGTgtgagcttttattttaaaattagcaacCCTGTCATTGGTTGGAGAGGTCATTAATACAGAATTTTGTTCCCCCTAGTTTTTATTCAGTACCTATTCAGTGACAGGTGTCAGTCTGGGTGGGAGGTGTTGTCCCGGGTCTGACTCCATCATCAATATAACCTAACAGGTGAGAACCCATAAAGGAGGGAGAAGACTTTGAGTGGTTTATAGTTGTCCATAAAAAGATTCTTATAGTTGTCTCAGAATCCATACACTACAAACAGAATCTGTTGACTCCCGGAACACATCTTTCAGCTTTTCCCTATTTTAGTTGTCATAGTTTTGGCACCCTCCTCCCCTCATCAATGAGAAGATATACAAGGGTGACCAGAAATTGGTTAGGGTATAGGGCGCGAAGACCCTGATAATAGGTGATCTTCAAGATTATGACCCAGGGACATTAATCCAAAATTAAGCTCAGTTCAGTGTTACTTGTAGATGTTGAGTACATTTTAGATTTTCATTCTGCTGAACTAAACTTGGTGCTGTTGGCTAAGTCAGCTCTTTCTGAGGTGTCATGGGTCAGAGCCACTGGTATCTATTTTAGATAAAGTGGGATAATGGACTGTCAAGGTGATGAGGAAGAAACCAACACACGGTTGTATGTTATTTCTTAAGAATGGTAGCTGCCCTTATTAAACTCCGACCTTCTATACATGGGCACTCTTGTGCTTGTTAATTACTTTTGGAATGGGTGTGTTTAGGAAAAGAGATACTAGACTCTGTTCTTATCTACCCCAcatacattgttttgttttcagaatatttaGGTCCATAATGGGGACCTTTATTGATCTTCCTTGTTAGTCTCTTAGTGTTAGACATTATGGATTGCTTCTTAGATAATCTTGAGTCCTTTTCAAAAGATACCTCTTTTAGACAAACTTAAGTGTCAGGAGAAGAGAATTTGTTGTGAAATTTACACATACCTGACTCTAATTCTTCAGTTAAGCCAAAAGTTACTGTTGAAtgcttctccccccccaccccaagatttTTAGGTAGCTCTGCTTGAATTTGATTCAGAATTGTTTGGGAAGCCGTTGAGCTTGTTTGtataatactttattttgtaAGTAATTTACCAGGTGTTTATGGAGGGCCAACCATGTTCACAAAACAGTGCATGCATCTGACATTAtcattccttgatttttttttttttttttccttgtctaacCTGGTTCTTGAAGTAAAGTATGGctggtttgacttttttttttttttaagattttatttatttatttgtcagagagagggcacacaagcaagGGTAACAGCAGGGAGACGGAGaaggaggttccctgctgaacagggagcctgataagggggactggatcccaggactctgggatcgtgacctgagctgaaggcagatgcttaaacgagtgagccacccaggcatccctagtttgacatttttaaaaaaatcacagtagaGAAGGATCTGAATTAAATTCATCTGGAGAAACTTGAtggtttggaaaaataatttctataattcTGACTTGttctcgctctccctccctccccgtaGCGCCCTCAATCACAAACATTTCCCCACACCCCAAGGTGGGATAGGAGCTTGCATCTGAGTAACTAGAAGGTTCCAGAAGTCAGGTCATGGGAATGCcacttttgaattttttctgCAAAACGCCTGAGGTAGAAATTAGAAGTCTAGAAAAGTAACTGTATTGCAGAAGAATTCactttggttgttttgttttgtttttaaatgatgtttactGAATAGGATCTGATATGATTCTTAGCTTTCCAGGGAAGGGAATGTTAGTTTTTAATTAAACCATTGTGTGACCAGCATTTTCCCCTTGAGGGAAAACCCAGACTTCAGCTACAGATACTTACGTTTTGGTTGCTCTCTGTTGCCCCCGTTTTGGTAGGTACTAACTGACTAAACTATGGTTGAAAAGGAGTCCCTTTTAACTAGAAGGTTAGGTTCCTGGGGTTACGGTATCCAAACCATTGGTAAATTATTCGGGGAGATTGGTGGTAAGGGATTTCTTGAGCATGTCTCACTGGGGGaattttatttgacatatttGTATTGCAAAATAACACCTAAGGAGAATTCCCTGCATGGAGAACTAAAGCTATCCTTTGTCTCCAGCAAGGGCAGAGTTTTGAGATAAAGGGCAAACAGCAACAATAAACAGTGTGCTCTCATCTCTGGAAACCCATTAAGGAGAGTGTGCGAATGCTTAATGTCCAGAGTGACCCTCTGAGTTTGAGGGTCTGGAGGaggtttattttccttaatattttcaaagCTTTTGACTTGTTCCATTATAGACCATTTTAATCAAAGAAATGTGTTCACTTTTAAACTTGTTTTCAGTGCAAAATTCCCTGCCTTTGTGACTTATTTGATTGAAGTGACCCTCTTCATCATTGATGAGCATTTAGGTGCTTGTTTGCCATAGACCTAAATTTGATGTGGAAACCTAATAGAAATGTCTGTTATCATTTGCTCGGTTTGAATACAAATTGGTGAAGACATGACTAATGATTCACTATACACATCATGGTTGTTTCATCTTATTAAGTAACACTACACACTCTAGGACttttttcaaatagtttatttGGTTCATTTTAGTTTATTAATCTTCTAAAAAGCAGTAACTTTGAATCCTTCTTTGTGTCACGTTGTCTCGCATTTGATCAGGACTTTGAGGTATTTaaccagcttttctttttttcttcttagattgCTTTTCAGGAAGCCTTGGTTGGTGCAGGGGATAAACTTGTAGTAGTTGACTTCTCAGCCACGTGGTGTGGGCCTTGCAAAATGATCAAGCCTTTCTTTCATGTGAGTATGAAGCcagttgtgttttgttgttgttgttttgttaagattttatttatttatttgacagagatcacaagtagacagagacacaggttggggggggaggctccctgctgagcagagagcctgatgcggggctcgatcccaggaccctgagatcatgacctgagccgaaggcagaggcctaacccactgagccactcaggcgcccagcCAGTTGTGTTTTTATAAGAGTTTCTGTATTTCTTGGGTTGGTGGTAGCAAAGCTATGAagggacagtgtgtgtgtggtggtggtggttatttGGTCTGAAAGTAACAGTGTAACAACTTaaaggacacctggctggctcagactatgtagaacatgggactctggatatcttggggtcttgagttcaagagtgctgggtgtagagattacttaaaatcttttaatgtaaatgtaataCTGTAACAACCTAATTTAGTTTTGGCATGTGTGTAGTCCACTAAAGACAACTGTCAAAACTTAATTTGGTTGTCTtaagtggtttttctttttcttcatgttggAACGCGGGCCTTTTTTGAAATTCAGGCCTCAAAAGTGGATGTGCCGAATTCTTTTATGCCAGGAGGAATTTGTATCGGAGAGACCGTATGTCCTTTGTGGTTACCTGGTTCCTAGTCTGAATTTTTGGATCTTTAAGTAGTAgtttctacttttattattttctattaaagaaGCTCGAGTATCGTGACTTGCCATTACCCAGTTCTgaatttttctggatttttcattttaaattttgcagTCCCTCTCTGAGAAGTATTCCAATGTGGTGTTCCTTGAAGTAGACGTGGATGACTGTCAGGTATGTGACTGGAAATCTGGAATACTACTAACCTTTTCACCTTGGCCTTTTTCTCTGAATTGCAAGTGCTTGTTTACATACATATTGAGTAATATGACAACTACAGTCCCAGCCACAAAAGGTAATTGTGCTAATTAGGAGCTTATCTAGCTACCAGGAGCTATGTATATCACATCctaaaataagcataaaaacaGATGGTTAAAGCTTCTGTACCTTAGCagtcacctttttaaaaactaatacatTCATTTTGACACTGAGATGCTCAATAAATCGAAATTGAATTTGAATATGATAACTAAATCCATAGACTTAAAATTTGGGAGACCACTCTTAGGATTCTTTGTGAACTACTGACCTGAGAGGGTGTAAACACAGGCTCACACATCTTGCTTGTTTTTAGTCAGTTAGAAAACCCGgtgttttaaagaacaaatacCAAGGTGCCTGACAGCAGAGAGTAATTTGGAGGGAAATTTGAGGGTtgatttaattttacaaatgCTTCTTTACAACTCTGTGTACCCGGTACTCTTCCACATGCTTTACAAGTATTGATTCATTTAATCCTTGGGGCCATGCAtcccccttttacagataagATAGGTTGTCCATGGAGtcacagtaagtggcagagtcaggatttaaaACGAGGGCCTCTGGCCTGGCCCTTGCTCTTCAGAGGAAGCTCTGGCACAGGGTGGGCGCAGATCCTGCTCCTGGCCCAAGACCTTCCCCTCCAGCCCACTGAACTAGGATAGCTTGTTCACATTCAAGAACAGCACCTCGAAGTTCTTTACAGATATGTGGACATTTTTCCCTTAtccctgggaggcaggaggggtaAGGGTAAGACGTGGCCCAAAGGGTGCCCACCCAGGTTCCAGGCCTGGCTCAGGGACTTCTGCTTTAGGCTAACCTTAATACTTGCCTCATTAGCCTCCTAGGGTGGCCTTTTCATTAAGCAAAACTTAGAGTGTTTAATAAAGGTACAGAGTTTATAAAAACAGGTATATGGCAGTACCTTTAAACCTGTGAGGACCTACGATCACCAAATTATTTTGTCTTAGCacattttctgattccatactCATGCCTTTCCTGGTGGGGTCTTCTCGTCCTGGCACGTTTTCCATTCATACCTTAGACACTAGCTGTAAGCTTCACATCTTCTCCAGAAACCTCTCTCCACCTAGACTAGGCTTTTCGTTCATCTGTGCCTCCGTGttgtcctctgcccctgcccccattccccccaccccctggcataTATGATAGTAGAAAGGGAAGGATCCCATACCTAGACTGCCTGCTTTACTTTCCAGTTCCATCTCAGCTGAGCCTCCGTAAAACAACAGTGTTGACCCGGCATCCCGAAGGAGTTGTCAGGATGACGTGAGAGGATCCTTACGAAGTGTCTAGAGTAGTGCCTGCCTGTGTTCAGAGAATCTTAACTAGTAGTAGTCTTTTTGTCTGTCCTTTATCGTTAGTCTCTGTGAGTTTCTTGAGACCAGAAAGTCTGTCTTACTTACCTGGCTGGCACGCAGTAGGTATAGAGTGAGTTTATTTTATAAGGTAAAGTGAATGTTCCAGAGTTTTAAGAAAAGGAGGGTATAGAGCAGGTGCCTGTGAACATACTCTTGCTCCCCACCTAAACCTAACCTACAGGCATTTTTTCTCTGCGGTCATTTTAGCCAGGTAGATAGGGTACCTGGAAGGTACTAGAGAGATTTGGTGACTGGTCCTGGGACCCTGTCAGACAGTAAGCGAATCTCTTCAGTTTTTATTGGAAAGGA
The DNA window shown above is from Mustela erminea isolate mMusErm1 chromosome 12, mMusErm1.Pri, whole genome shotgun sequence and carries:
- the TXN gene encoding thioredoxin isoform X2; the encoded protein is MVKQIESKIAFQEALVGAGDKLVVVDFSATWCGPCKMIKPFFHSLSEKYSNVVFLEVDVDDCQDVASECEVKCMPTFQFFKKGQKVGEFSGANKEKLEATINELI